TTACTCACATTCTACTACAGTAGAAGACTATCTGAGATCATATACTCATATATGATTTTAGAATATCCCACATCCAGTTGAGGTGGGAGAATAAACCATCTCATCAGTCAGAGAACGCACCGTTACGATGCCGAATGCATCGGGTCGCGCGCGAATGGCTAGTTTTGTTTCGAGATCGTGAAATAAAATGTAGTCTGCTTCCCGACAGAGGATTCGACCCAGATGTCGCCACCGTGTCGCTCGACGATGCGCTTGCACACCGCAAGTCCGATTCCGGTCCCGCTTTCCTCACCGGACGCCTGCTCGAATATTTCGAATATTTTCTCCTGTTGGTTCTCCGGAATTCCCACACCGTTGTCTTCGACGCTGAACCGGTACGCATCGGGAAGTTCTGTGAAACCAATATGGATTTCGGGTGGGTCCTCACCTGCATGCTCGATGGCGTTTTTGATGAGGTTCTGGAAGACCTGCCGAAGTTGGTTCTCGTCGGCTCTGATTGTCGGGAAACTATCTGTCGTGATGGTTGCGTCTTCGTTTTCGATGAGCAACTTAAGATCCAAACAGACGTCATCGATGACTTCGTTCGGATCGATTGGTTCGAAGTCACCGGCCCGCGTTTTGACCCGAGAGTAGGTGAGCAGGCCGTCGATCATATTTCGCATCCGTTCTGCGCCGTCAACGGCGAATTCGATGTACTCGTTGGCCTCCTCGTCTAAGCGATCTCCGTACTCCGAGGAGAGCAGGTCGAGGTAACTACTGACCATTCGTAACGGCTCTTGAAGGTCGTGCGAAGCAATATAGGCGAACTGCTGGAGCGCCTCGTTCGACCGTTCGAGTTCCCGTTTGGTCTCTTCGAGTTCCGCTTGGCGCTCGATACGATCAGTAATGTCGTGACAGGTCACCACCACCCCTGTGACGAAGGGGTTGTCCGTAACTTTCTCGCACGTACCCTCAAGGACGCGCCAATCACCGTCCGCATCCTGCATTCTGAATTCGATTCGGCGAGGATTCTCGTCATCTGACAGCGCTGAATCAACTGTTGACTTGTCATCCGGGTGGACGTAGGACAGCAACGGCGTTCCATCCATTTGCTCGGGATCGTATCCGAGTATCGCGTGTGAAGAAGGACTCTGAAACGTAATATCGCCATTTTCGTCAACCTGCGTGATGAGGTCAGAAGCGTTATCGATGAGAGCGGACGCGCGCAGGTGCTCGCGGATCGTACACTGCATCTCATTGAAGGCCCTGTACAACTGCCCGATATTGTCGATTCGGTTGGTCTCGAAGTCAACATCGAAGTCGCCAGATTCGATACGGCCGGCCTTTCGGGTCAATCTGTCCACAGCAACAGCCGTGTTACGTCCAAGGATGGCCCCAACGACGCCGATCAGAAGGACACTCACGACCGTCACCAGAGTGCCGTACTGTTGAACTGCACGGACAAACCCGTAGGAATCGACGGTTGACTGATAAAAGAGTAAGACCCAATCTTGGTCTGGGAAATAATAGTATCCGACGACGTAGCCGTCGGGATTAAATCCGTAACCATCGCTTAACAGCTCACTCGGACGGTCGCCAACTTCCATCGCCCCGCTCGGATCTTCACCGGGGTCGATACTTCGTGCCGTCTGAAGAATACCGTGTTGATCGGGAAGCCGTTCGAATATCTGTCCGTACTCGACACCGTATCGAGGGTCGAACTCGTCGCTCATGATGATTCGATTGGCAGAATCGACCACGAGCGTCAGTTCTGACCGGCCGTGAGTCCGGAAGTTCTGCCCGTACGCTCCGAGATCCATCGTGAGAATAATTGCTCGTTCTGGCTGCCCACTAACCGGACGGACGTAGGAAATGACCAGCGTTTTGTTGTTTATCAGATACGGTTCGGTGACAAGCGGCTCGGCTGGATCGAGATTCGTGTTCACCCGAGATGAGTCAGGAAAATCAGCCGTCTGAAGCGTGTCTACTTCTCTTGTGCCCGCAAGAATCCTGTTGTTCGTCGTATTGACATAGTCGATACTGTGTGTCGCGTCCGGAAAGAAGACCAGTTGCTGTCGAAGGTGCCGCTGGATGGCTTCAGGATCACGGTTTCTGACGACGTCCGTAGCCGTGAGCACTCCCGTTAGCCGCTTGTTTTGTTCGTGCCAAGTCCGGAAATTGCGGCCCTCCTCTGCGGCAACTGTCGCGTGCTCTTGCATGACGTTCCGTTCGACAGCGGCCGTCATCTCAGTCGTCGTGAGGTACCCTATCGATCCAACCAGTGTTCCGAGAAACAGGAAAGCGAGTCCAAATTTGAGGACGTAACTCCGCCGGACCTTGTCGGGAAGGATTCGTCTGATCGGATCGAACATCATCAGAGTCTCTCTGGGTTTACAGCAGTTGGATGGTAGCTGCTGTCCAAACCGTGTTCGAACGAGCGAATTCGGTACTTTGCCGAGCCGGTGGACTCAGTAGTATCCTGCATTTTCGAGCACGCTTTCGATTTTCGTTTCCGCACCACGCATCGCTTCGTCGGCAGAGATTGGACCACCCAGAGCGCTGTGGAGTCGCACTCCAAGTTCCCGCTCGATAATCGACCACAAAGGCGTCCGCGGACGCCATTGAGCATCTTGCAGGCTCTCGTAAAGGGCTTCGAACCACGGCTGGGCGTCGAGATTGTTCTCGAAGGTATCGTGACGGAAGGGGACGCCACCGATATCGACGTAGCGTTCCTGACCTTCCTTGGAGACGAACGACTGGATTACTTTCCCGCCGGCTTTCTTCGCCGCCTCGCTCGTATGAGAGTTGATACCGACAATCCAGTTGCCCTGCTGGGGTGCCCGGCGCCCATCGGCATTACTCGGTATAACCGTGAATTTGAGATCTCTGGCCGACGGACTATTTTCTGCTATCGCGAGAGAAGCCGTCCCAGGCCACGTGCTGGCCTGTGCAACCGTCCCCTGAGAAAGTGTTGTAACGACTTCGTCCTCGTTGTACTTCGTAACGTCTGCCGGGCTGATATCGGCTAACTCCTGCACGAGGAATCTGACAGCCTCGACACCTTCCCGAGAGCCCCACTGGAATCGCCAGTCAGCGTCGAACATACGTCCGGCCTGCGAGAACCCGACCGGGAAGAAGTTCGTAACGATCGGATTTCCTTGCGCCCCGCGAATAACGTATCCGTGTGTGCCATCAATTTCCGCGTCTATTGCTCGCCCCGCTTCGAGAACGTCCTGATACGTTTCGGGCGGATCGTATCCGACCTGATCGAAGTACGTCGCGTTGTACGCAAAGATCTGCGTATTCCCAACGACGACTAACCCCCGCAAAACCGGGTCTTCGTCGCTGACTTCGGGTGGTAACGGACCTCGCGGTGTCGGCCAGTGGGCGATGTCAAGCGTCGTCTGGATGTATTCAGCCGGAACGCCATCTGGTAGATACTGCCGTATGGGCTCCAGATCCGAAGCAAACTGCGGAAACCAGGGGTCGTCGATGAATACGAGATCGAATTCGTCGTTCTGCTCGGCCAGTAACTTACGGTTTTGCTCGTACAGTGCGTCGTACGGCTTCAGTTCGACGTTTACTTCGATACCGGTTTCGTCCGCGACGAACTCGTCAGTAAGTCTTCGAAACAGTCGCCCCTCGCCTTCCGTCGCGGCGATAGAAATGCTGTCAGCACTACTTCTGATGGTACCGAGACAGCCGGACAGAAGACCACCAGTCAACATCGTTCCGCCGGCACTCAGAATCGCTCGACGCCCCATTCGAGTCCGCCGCATCACGTACTAGATAGGTCTTCATTGCATAAGTTTGTGGGTGTAATAGAGTATTATAGACATATTTATCCAGTTCTAAACGTATTTCTTGTCGATCCTTATTATAAATAAGATTGAAGATCCGGATAGAATGGAATCCCAGCCGGACAGCAGCAGAGCAGTAGACAACAAGAGATGTCAAACTAGTTTGTTATTTTCGTATATCACTATCGAAGAATAGAGTTGAGAAACAGATCATACTATCATTTAAAGATAAAATTAAGACATTATTTTCGGCTAGTAATGATTACTTAGGAACTAGATACGAGTGTTCCCACAAACACTTATAATTCAATATCCTCAGCTTTTTCTCCTATTACTTTAGTAGGGCGGCAGTACAGATTCTGATAATTAGTGCCCCACAGTTATATCCCAGAGAGAAATCCAGGGACACATGGGGGACTCATACAGCAGACGAGGCGTTCTCCGCGCCGCCGGAAGTACCGTCGCACTCGGGTCACTAGCCGGGTGCACAGGTGTATTCGGTGATCAGGGGAACGAACCAGTCCGTTTCGGAGTGGTTTTACCGTTAACTGGCTCTCTGGAAAAAGTCGGGACACACGGGAAGCGGGCTGTCGAGCAGGCGGTTTCAGACATTAATCAAGCAGGAGGAATTCTCGGGCGACCCGTAGAACTAACGACAATAGATAGCAAGGCGAGTGCAGATGTCGCAGTTGAGGGCTACAAGAAACTCGTCGATGAGGGTGTTGTGGGATTCGTCGGTGCTCTCGCCAGCGACACGTCGCTGGCTCTCGCACCGAAAGCTGCTGAAGACGGAATCATGGAAGTCAGTCCGGCGAGTACGAACCCACAACTCTCGAATGCAGGCCGGAGTGACGGGCGGAAGTACTTCGGGCGAACTGTTCCGAGCGACATCCTTCAGGCGGTTGCGATGGCAAAAGTTCTCGACGCGCCGCAGTACGTCGGTGCGGAGTCAGTATC
This genomic stretch from Halogeometricum borinquense DSM 11551 harbors:
- a CDS encoding sensor histidine kinase; the encoded protein is MMFDPIRRILPDKVRRSYVLKFGLAFLFLGTLVGSIGYLTTTEMTAAVERNVMQEHATVAAEEGRNFRTWHEQNKRLTGVLTATDVVRNRDPEAIQRHLRQQLVFFPDATHSIDYVNTTNNRILAGTREVDTLQTADFPDSSRVNTNLDPAEPLVTEPYLINNKTLVISYVRPVSGQPERAIILTMDLGAYGQNFRTHGRSELTLVVDSANRIIMSDEFDPRYGVEYGQIFERLPDQHGILQTARSIDPGEDPSGAMEVGDRPSELLSDGYGFNPDGYVVGYYYFPDQDWVLLFYQSTVDSYGFVRAVQQYGTLVTVVSVLLIGVVGAILGRNTAVAVDRLTRKAGRIESGDFDVDFETNRIDNIGQLYRAFNEMQCTIREHLRASALIDNASDLITQVDENGDITFQSPSSHAILGYDPEQMDGTPLLSYVHPDDKSTVDSALSDDENPRRIEFRMQDADGDWRVLEGTCEKVTDNPFVTGVVVTCHDITDRIERQAELEETKRELERSNEALQQFAYIASHDLQEPLRMVSSYLDLLSSEYGDRLDEEANEYIEFAVDGAERMRNMIDGLLTYSRVKTRAGDFEPIDPNEVIDDVCLDLKLLIENEDATITTDSFPTIRADENQLRQVFQNLIKNAIEHAGEDPPEIHIGFTELPDAYRFSVEDNGVGIPENQQEKIFEIFEQASGEESGTGIGLAVCKRIVERHGGDIWVESSVGKQTTFYFTISKQN
- a CDS encoding extracellular solute-binding protein encodes the protein MRRTRMGRRAILSAGGTMLTGGLLSGCLGTIRSSADSISIAATEGEGRLFRRLTDEFVADETGIEVNVELKPYDALYEQNRKLLAEQNDEFDLVFIDDPWFPQFASDLEPIRQYLPDGVPAEYIQTTLDIAHWPTPRGPLPPEVSDEDPVLRGLVVVGNTQIFAYNATYFDQVGYDPPETYQDVLEAGRAIDAEIDGTHGYVIRGAQGNPIVTNFFPVGFSQAGRMFDADWRFQWGSREGVEAVRFLVQELADISPADVTKYNEDEVVTTLSQGTVAQASTWPGTASLAIAENSPSARDLKFTVIPSNADGRRAPQQGNWIVGINSHTSEAAKKAGGKVIQSFVSKEGQERYVDIGGVPFRHDTFENNLDAQPWFEALYESLQDAQWRPRTPLWSIIERELGVRLHSALGGPISADEAMRGAETKIESVLENAGYY